The proteins below are encoded in one region of Oncorhynchus gorbuscha isolate QuinsamMale2020 ecotype Even-year linkage group LG01, OgorEven_v1.0, whole genome shotgun sequence:
- the scamp2 gene encoding secretory carrier-associated membrane protein 2: MSGFDDNPFADSSNVNPFQDPSVTQVTNSGVDHIEQFNPFPDHQTAGLSGPTIPASTTLSQPAVLQPSTEPGPKATAAAAQASLLRQQEELERKAADLDRREQALQSRGASTGKENNWPPLPKIFPIKPCFYQDFSEEIPVEYQKVCKMIYYLWMFHCVTLFLNLLACLAYFTADSVYGVDFGLSILWFILFAPCSFLCWYRPVYKAFKTDSSFSFFLFFFVFFCQVVLFVIQSVGIPKWGNSGWIASFTIISTNKAVGAIMIVVACFFTVCAVLSVILLKMVHSQYRRTGASFQKAQQEFSQGMLTNKSFQTAATSAASSAASGTFQGNN; the protein is encoded by the exons GATCCCTCAGTTACACAAGTGACCAACTCTGGTGTAGACCACATTGAGCAATTTAACCCTTTCCCAGACCATCAGACG GCTGGCCTATCAGGGCCCACCATTCCGGCTTCCACCACCCTTTCCCAGCCTGCCGTGCTCCAGCCGTCCACAGAGCCCGGCCCAAAG GCCACGGCGGCTGCAGCCCAGGCCAGCCTGCTGAGGCAGCAGGAGGAGCTGGAGAGGAAGGCTGCAGACCTGGATCGCAGAGAGCAGGCACTTCAGAGCAGGGGAGCCTCCACAG GCAAAGAAAACAACTGGCCACCTCTTCCCAAGATCTTTCCCATCAAGCCTTGCTTCTACCAGGACTTCTCAGAGGAGATTCCCGTGGAGTACCAGAAGGTCTGCAAGATGATTTACTATCTGTGGATGT tccacTGCGTGACTCTGTTCCTCAACTTGCTGGCATGTTTGGCCTACTTCACTGCGGATTCCGTGTATGGCGTGGACTTTGGCCTGTCCATCCTCTGGTTCATCCTGTTCGCCCCCTGCTCCTTCCTCTGCTGGTACAGACCCGTCTACAAGGCCTTCAA GACGGACAGCTCCTTCagtttcttcttgttcttctttgtGTTCTTCTGCCAAGTGGTGTTGTTCGTCATCCAGTCTGTGGGCATCCCCAAGTGGGGAAACAG TGGTTGGATCGCCTCGTTCACCATCATCAGCACCAACAAGGCAGTGGGAGCCATCATGATCGTGGTGGCTTGCTTCTTCACCGTCTGCGCTGTGCTGTCAGTCATCCTACTGAAGATG GTGCACAGCCAGTACCGGCGTACCGGGGCCAGCTTCCAGAAGGCCCAGCAGGAGTTCTCCCAGGGCATGCTCACCAACAAGTCCTTCCAGACGGCCGCCACCTCCGCAGCCTCCTCCGCCGCCTCCGGAACTTTTCAGGGGAACAACTAG